In one Shinella sp. PSBB067 genomic region, the following are encoded:
- a CDS encoding alpha/beta fold hydrolase yields the protein MHGTSARNIPPLPAAPAAEKAGERPAEAGRPVTFAGTVGLYMPADARVQASDTAVLFVGSWGFEELCARKFWRLLAEDLGRQGIASLRFDFPGTGDALDPEDCSAGLDIWLQSIASAAAALRDLSGGRRLLLMGHGIGAALAWRAAEMIDDVAGIAMAAPATSGRRWVREFMALSRIADHGAIKHATPPGGPAMGEQTIPDAILAGIRALDISRREKAAAPEVLVLSPEGRADAAFLDHLGSLGVQVRTAPFEGYDLFVRDVLLSIPPRAAIGRLVDWACGLKGTQTPAAPALPESRPLAGDGFTETPVRFGEGERLYGVLCEPQGPRRGATVMMLSTGYDRMSGWGRITTRICRDLARAGIPAFRFDFANVADSPPCPQAPAQVMYSESLVSDVGEALAFLEARGLSPVVLTGRCSGGYTAFRSAIRYGAVKAVVPVNPFDFALAPDKDVDALINASLQPLASYGEKMRSGGFWKRVLRGEVDVVRGVRNLSRMILAKGTATALPLLVRFPFLSRNVTAAARDFKAVAANGTRVSLIYSEGDIGVPNLEARFGKRGYLLARYDNTSLAFLADADHNLTTAPARQYWQAELEKTARQFHP from the coding sequence ATGCACGGCACGTCCGCTCGAAATATCCCTCCCCTGCCCGCGGCGCCTGCTGCGGAAAAGGCCGGGGAAAGGCCCGCAGAGGCCGGCCGTCCCGTCACGTTCGCCGGAACCGTCGGCCTCTATATGCCTGCCGATGCGCGCGTACAGGCGAGCGATACGGCCGTGCTGTTCGTCGGTTCCTGGGGGTTCGAGGAATTGTGCGCCCGCAAGTTCTGGCGGCTGCTGGCCGAGGACCTGGGACGCCAGGGTATCGCCAGCCTGCGCTTCGACTTTCCGGGGACGGGCGACGCACTCGACCCGGAGGACTGCTCCGCCGGTCTCGACATCTGGCTGCAAAGCATCGCCTCTGCGGCGGCGGCGCTTCGCGATCTTTCGGGAGGCAGGCGCCTGCTGCTCATGGGGCACGGCATCGGGGCTGCGCTGGCATGGCGCGCGGCCGAGATGATCGATGACGTCGCGGGCATCGCCATGGCCGCGCCGGCGACCTCCGGCCGCCGCTGGGTGCGCGAATTCATGGCCCTCAGCCGCATTGCCGATCACGGCGCGATCAAGCATGCGACGCCGCCCGGCGGGCCAGCCATGGGCGAGCAGACCATTCCGGACGCCATTCTCGCCGGTATCCGCGCCCTCGACATTTCCCGGAGGGAGAAGGCGGCGGCCCCCGAGGTCCTCGTCCTGTCCCCGGAAGGGCGCGCCGATGCCGCCTTCCTCGACCACTTGGGTTCGCTCGGAGTGCAGGTGCGGACCGCGCCGTTCGAGGGCTACGACCTCTTCGTCCGCGACGTGCTGCTGTCCATTCCGCCGCGCGCGGCGATCGGCCGCCTGGTGGACTGGGCATGCGGCCTGAAGGGGACGCAGACGCCCGCCGCGCCGGCGTTGCCGGAAAGCCGGCCGCTTGCCGGCGACGGCTTCACGGAGACGCCCGTCCGCTTCGGCGAGGGCGAGCGCCTCTATGGCGTGCTGTGCGAGCCGCAAGGCCCGCGCCGGGGCGCGACGGTGATGATGCTGTCGACCGGTTACGACCGCATGTCGGGATGGGGCCGGATCACCACCCGCATCTGCCGGGACCTCGCGCGCGCGGGCATTCCGGCCTTCCGTTTCGACTTCGCCAATGTCGCGGACAGCCCGCCCTGCCCGCAGGCGCCCGCGCAGGTCATGTACAGCGAAAGCCTCGTCAGCGATGTCGGCGAGGCGCTGGCCTTCCTGGAGGCGCGCGGGCTCTCGCCGGTCGTCCTGACCGGCCGCTGCAGCGGCGGCTACACCGCCTTCAGAAGCGCGATCCGCTACGGGGCGGTCAAGGCCGTCGTTCCCGTCAACCCGTTCGACTTCGCCTTGGCACCGGATAAGGACGTCGATGCCCTCATCAACGCGTCGCTCCAGCCGCTCGCCAGCTATGGCGAGAAAATGCGCAGCGGCGGATTCTGGAAACGGGTCCTGCGAGGGGAAGTCGATGTGGTGCGGGGCGTGCGCAACCTGTCGCGGATGATCCTTGCCAAAGGCACCGCGACCGCATTGCCGCTTCTTGTGCGCTTCCCGTTCCTGTCACGCAACGTGACCGCGGCGGCACGCGATTTCAAGGCCGTCGCCGCGAACGGGACGCGGGTATCGCTGATCTATAGCGAGGGCGACATCGGCGTGCCCAATCTCGAGGCGCGCTTTGGCAAGCGGGGATATCTGCTCGCACGCTACGACAATACGAGCCTTGCCTTCCTCGCCGACGCCGACCACAACCTGACGACCGCGCCGGCCCGGCAATATTGGCAGGCCGAGCTCGAGAAGACCGCGCGGCAGTTTCATCCCTGA
- a CDS encoding glycosyltransferase family 1 protein, producing MKAQTGMTPIVFNGKFLAAAPTGVHRVAQELIQALDRLLAPLDGAPETLVLAPATAKRNLALSRTRIVRTSFLSGIAKDIPWEQISLPWLARKGTLVSLCNLGPVLHPRAVTMIHDAQVHLTPQSYSRGFRLWYKFLQPLVGRTNRQILTVSEYSKQQLVRYGVAPADRITVIHNGCDHVLAYRPADSVIAANGLEKGRYVLALANTQAHKNIPVLLEAFADPRLGDMTLVLFGAASREDFQRLGAFVPENVRFIGHVDDAQLAALMIHACAFACPSTTEGFGLPPLEAMILGCPAVVAPCGALPEVCGEAALTADPHDAGRWVEQIRALADNAELSARMRDAGRRQAATFTWENAARKLAHVLGLPLADRDAADTAPERIAAE from the coding sequence ATGAAAGCGCAAACCGGCATGACGCCGATCGTGTTCAACGGCAAATTTCTGGCGGCGGCCCCGACAGGCGTCCACCGCGTCGCCCAGGAGCTCATCCAGGCGCTGGACCGCCTTCTGGCGCCTCTGGACGGCGCGCCCGAGACGCTCGTGCTCGCCCCTGCGACGGCGAAAAGGAACCTTGCCCTCTCAAGGACGCGGATCGTCAGGACGAGCTTTCTGAGCGGCATCGCCAAGGACATTCCCTGGGAGCAGATCAGCCTTCCCTGGCTGGCGCGCAAGGGCACGCTGGTCAGCCTGTGCAATCTCGGGCCGGTTCTTCACCCGCGCGCCGTGACGATGATCCACGACGCGCAGGTGCACCTGACGCCGCAATCCTATTCGCGGGGCTTTCGCCTCTGGTACAAGTTCCTCCAGCCCCTCGTCGGGCGAACGAACCGGCAGATACTGACGGTCTCGGAATATTCCAAGCAGCAGCTCGTGCGCTACGGCGTCGCGCCGGCCGACAGGATCACGGTCATCCACAACGGCTGCGACCATGTCCTGGCGTACCGCCCCGCTGACAGCGTCATCGCCGCAAACGGCCTGGAAAAGGGCCGCTATGTCCTGGCGCTGGCCAACACCCAGGCACACAAGAACATCCCGGTATTGCTGGAGGCCTTTGCGGATCCGCGTCTCGGCGACATGACGCTCGTGCTGTTCGGCGCCGCCTCGCGCGAGGACTTCCAGCGCCTCGGCGCGTTTGTGCCGGAAAACGTGCGCTTCATCGGCCATGTCGACGACGCGCAGCTTGCCGCGCTGATGATCCATGCCTGCGCCTTCGCATGCCCCTCGACCACCGAAGGCTTCGGCCTGCCGCCGCTCGAAGCGATGATCCTCGGCTGTCCGGCCGTCGTCGCCCCCTGCGGCGCCCTGCCGGAAGTCTGCGGCGAGGCTGCGCTGACCGCCGATCCGCACGACGCCGGCCGCTGGGTCGAGCAGATCCGCGCGCTTGCCGACAATGCCGAACTCTCGGCCCGGATGCGGGACGCCGGGCGGCGCCAGGCCGCCACGTTCACCTGGGAAAACGCCGCGCGCAAGCTGGCGCACGTCCTCGGCCTGCCGCTTGCCGATCGCGACGCGGCAGACACGGCTCCAGAACGGATAGCGGCGGAATAA